One genomic region from Clostridium saccharobutylicum DSM 13864 encodes:
- a CDS encoding DUF2167 domain-containing protein, whose product MFKRILTLIVVLITAMLNTGIAHAEASVDLSKVNWIEGPKTVDVGTDLAKLDLPSEYMFANGKDTKEIMKKMDNTVSGAEQGIVFPKDDNENWYVLFEFDDIGYVEDKDANKIDADKILSQIKEGTEKDNKERRKSGKPVLDIIGWDEKPHYDANTHNLTWSVLCNSEGTQIVNYNVRILGRGGVTEVTLVADKDEMDKVKPNLETIISKYSYKEGKKYTDYIKGDKVAEVGGLAALIAGGTGVAKIGIFAKILLMLKKAWMLIIVGIGAFFKGIMSIFKRKRKTTNEINNNSEDTTYGENTTVDAINENTSTVSDSLRDDN is encoded by the coding sequence ATGTTTAAGCGAATATTAACATTGATAGTTGTTTTAATAACAGCTATGCTGAATACAGGAATTGCACATGCTGAGGCTTCTGTAGATTTATCAAAAGTAAATTGGATTGAAGGCCCAAAGACTGTTGATGTTGGAACTGATTTAGCAAAATTAGATTTACCTAGTGAATATATGTTTGCTAATGGTAAAGATACTAAGGAAATAATGAAGAAAATGGACAATACTGTTAGTGGTGCTGAGCAAGGAATAGTATTTCCAAAGGATGATAATGAAAATTGGTATGTTTTATTTGAATTTGATGATATAGGATATGTAGAAGATAAGGATGCCAACAAAATAGATGCAGACAAAATATTATCACAGATAAAAGAAGGAACAGAGAAAGATAATAAGGAAAGAAGAAAAAGCGGAAAACCAGTACTTGATATAATTGGCTGGGATGAGAAACCACATTATGATGCAAATACTCATAACTTAACTTGGTCAGTATTGTGTAACAGTGAAGGAACTCAAATAGTTAATTATAATGTAAGAATACTAGGGCGTGGTGGAGTAACAGAAGTTACATTAGTTGCAGATAAAGATGAAATGGATAAAGTTAAACCTAATTTAGAAACTATAATTAGTAAGTACTCTTATAAAGAAGGTAAAAAGTACACAGATTATATAAAAGGGGATAAGGTTGCTGAAGTAGGTGGACTGGCTGCTTTAATTGCTGGTGGTACTGGAGTAGCTAAGATAGGTATATTTGCAAAAATATTACTTATGTTAAAAAAGGCATGGATGTTAATAATAGTTGGTATAGGCGCATTTTTTAAAGGAATAATGAGTATTTTTAAGAGAAAGCGTAAAACAACTAATGAGATTAATAATAATTCAGAAGATACAACATATGGGGAAAACACTACAGTTGATGCTATAAACGAGAATACTTCAACAGTTTCTGATTCATTAAGGGATGATAATTAG